The region ATCCCAAGATTCTATAGATTTACTTGAAAAACTATTACAATTTAATCCAACAAAAAGAATAACAGCAGAAATGGCGcttaaacataaatatgtagAAAACTTTCATCTTTTAATAGAGGAACCAATTTGCaaacatattattacaatACCAGTTGATGAAagtacaaaatataaagttGATTTTTAtcgaaatattatatattacaatattttaaaaaggaaaaaaatttttattcacaGAGAGCATTGCCCAGATGttcaaattaataattctaGAAATGAAacaataaaagaaaatttgtTAGAATCACAAATTAGTAATGATGTAAAGACAGATGTACCAATAGATGGTGAAAAAATAGTTGAATATGTAATTCAAAAAGAAGATAATTATGATATGCATCAAATtgattcaaaaaaaaaacgaggaaaaaaaaaacgacaTTTTATATCTAATTCCCCAAATACACCAAATGCAAACCTAGGGAcatatcaaaaatatgaaacGAATTGCAGAGAAAACAGCTCACAATATTTTgtggaaaaaaaaggagatctgaatatatatcaagggaacaaagaaaaaggaaataatgcaaaaaaaaaattaaaaaataaaataaaatcgaaacaaaaaacattaaccataaaaaattctgaaaaaacaaatacaGTAAATTGCTATGATAAATCAGAAGTTTTATACgacaaaaatgaaaagtATTATTATGAGCATACAggtgaaaataataataatgtaaatgAAAGAACTGAACAAAATGactattataaaaatatagttaaTCCAGATATTGAAGCTCAGTATCGAAATACAATGTCtatacataattataaCCCTGATCAAGATTTTAGtaaacattatttttataaacaaaagaaaaaatattgatttcaaattataattactcgaaaataaatatgtatgtatCATAAACTGAATTTTGGGgtaacatataaaaataaataaatgtaaaaaataaaaccaTATTTATAAAGTTGCAATAGCAATAACTATGAGCTCCCACATTTTGTtcagaaaatataaatctgTGCAAAgtgatattaaaaataaaattcaaattaatgtatatattttttgtcaAATTTCAAAACAAAAAGTGATTATCcccattattattatcatcatttttgcacatttttttttattttaccaAATGAACTGATTTGTAagggaaataaaaaataaaataattcatgCAGAATATCCAAATCcttttacaaataaatttattatgaaataaagatcaaatagtatattttattataattaaattttgcATTTCCCCACCTGTGCATTCTATTTCGTTCAAAAATCTCAATTTCGCAATATATATCGAATttatgatataataaaattatatatgtttatgttttaattaaacgtttttatttcatataatatttatgttatgTGGTGTTATTTCgttgtttttgtttttttattctatgAATGTgatatatgtgtatttttgtatatttttaataacatCCCTATAAAATAAGTTGATGtaacttatatattttttatttttgctaagtatattcataattgaatgaattatttttccacatatataaaatagtCCAATTCCATCCCAACTATATATGctcaatatatataaaccaAATAATATGATCATGTATACATCCTTATATGCATGTTATAAACTTAGTCTGATattttctcatttttttttttgtttattttgcCTGTTTTAAACGAGCTCCCTATTTGGGAAAGACAGTTAGTTATATTCCCTGTGTGTGtgaaaatagtaaaatgtaatagaataaaatagtaatacATTTGaaactattttatttcacagaattatacaaataagatatttatttcaactTTTAGCCAATAAATTAAAGACAATATTTTGaagataattttttgtatgcATTCCATGAgctgtattatatatgttttctcttaaaaatataaatgagtTGTAGTATAATATGAATAGGAAATAAaaggataaaaaaaaatgaacaacGTCTTATTTCCACacttatattatttctgTGCACCTATTTTGCACTTACAATTTGATAGCTTTTGCTACACTAttctaaataataatatactttAAATACTTTGTTTGGTATTTTTGcacatattatatgttaattagaattattatatatgtatattacattcatatttaatatGCTCATTTTTCCATTCATCGTTTGAGTTtgcttatatattttgaggaataaatttattgtattcttcgtttattttattccttcacttttttgattttgttatttatttattacttatatattattatatgctAACTTGGTTTTTCATagatttttaattttaatatttattatagcataagtataaatataaaaatacaaattcaTAGCTAATGAGaattacaatatatatttaaaatatttatagaaaaaagaaaatatttttaattatgatttaaaattaattcaCAACCAGACAcgcatatatacatatactttacctctatattatttaagttgcaaaaaaatatttttttttat is a window of Plasmodium berghei ANKA genome assembly, chromosome: 10 DNA encoding:
- a CDS encoding mitogen-activated protein kinase 1: MEREKQKKTQKNVSKQLHTKSNKNETDNIDEHVLKKYDIIKKIGKGAYGIVFKARCRKYKKIVAVKKIFGAFQNSTDAQRTFREIMFLHQLNGHDNIIKLLDVMRAKNDQDIYLVFEYMETDLHEVIRADILEEVHKKYIIYQLLRALKYMHSGLLLHRDIKPSNILLNSECHLKICDFGLARSISTEVNENKIPVLTDYVATRWYRAPDILLGSTNYTEGVDMWSLGCIMAELLLGKPLFRGNSTMNQLEKIIEIVGKPNKKDIEDIKSPYAETIISSFADTGKKKKKFSEIFHKASQDSIDLLEKLLQFNPTKRITAEMALKHKYVENFHLLIEEPICKHIITIPVDESTKYKVDFYRNIIYYNILKRKKIFIHREHCPDVQINNSRNETIKENLLESQISNDVKTDVPIDGEKIVEYVIQKEDNYDMHQIDSKKKRGKKKRHFISNSPNTPNANLGTYQKYETNCRENSSQYFVEKKGDLNIYQGNKEKGNNAKKKLKNKIKSKQKTLTIKNSEKTNTVNCYDKSEVLYDKNEKYYYEHTGENNNNVNERTEQNDYYKNIVNPDIEAQYRNTMSIHNYNPDQDFSKHYFYKQKKKY